In Camelus bactrianus isolate YW-2024 breed Bactrian camel chromosome 10, ASM4877302v1, whole genome shotgun sequence, a genomic segment contains:
- the LOC141578962 gene encoding olfactory receptor 4C3D-like yields the protein MDLLMPPKNVTEFVLLGLTQNPHLQKILFIVFLLIFLFTMLANLLMVITISLSPALSAPMYFFLTYLSFIDALFSSVTTPKMLIDLLYQRGTISWGGCITQLFVEHFMAASEVIVLTVMAYDRYVAICKPLHYTTVMRQGLCQLLVVVAWLGGILHATVQMVFAFDLTFCGPNVIDHFMCDFFSLLKLACSDTYRPGVVVAANSGGMCLLIFSMLLISYIVVLRSLKSHGSEGRRKALSTCGSHFTVVVLYFAPCIFTYTRPVDTYPVDKFMSMFYAIFTPMLNPIIYTVRNTEVKNAMRSLLKRRVT from the coding sequence ATGGATCTCCTCATGCCTCCGAAGAATGTGACTGAATTTGTTCTCCTGGGACTCACGCAGAATCCACACCTGCAGAAAATACTGTTCATTGTCTTTTTGCTCATTTTCCTATTTACGATGCTGGCCAACCTGCTCATGGTCATCAccatctccctcagccctgcACTTTCAGctcccatgtacttcttcctcacctatTTATCCTTTATTGATGCCCTCTTCAGTTCTGTCACAACTCCTAAAATGCTCATTGACCTACTGTACCAGAGGGGAACCATCTCCTGGGGTGGCTGCATTACTCAGCTCTTTGTGGAACATTTCATGGCAGCATCAGAGGTCATAGTCCTCACTGTCATGGCttatgaccgctatgtggccatctgcaagcctctGCACTACACGACCGTCATGCGACAGGGGCTCTGTCAGCTCCTGGTGGTGGTGGCCTGGCTTGGGGGGATCCTACATGCCACTGTGCAGATGGTTTTTGCATTTGACTTGACCTTCTGTGGTCCCAATGTCATTGACCACTTCATGTGTGATTTCTTCTCACTGTTGAAACTTGCCTGCAGTGACACCTACAGGCCTGGAGTGGTGGTGGCAGCCAACAGTGGGGGCATGTGCTTACTCATTTTTTCCATGCTACTCATCTCCTACATAGTCGTCCTGCGCTCCCTGAAGTCCCACGGCTCTGAAGGGCGACGCAAGGCCCTCTCTACCTGCGGCTCCCACTTTACAGTAGTGGTGCTCTATTTTGCCCCTTGTATTTTTACCTACACGCGTCCTGTGGACACTTACCCTGTGGACAAGTTTATGAGTATGTTCTATGCAATATTCACTCCCATGTTAAACCCTATCATTTACACAGTGAGAAACACAGAGGTGAAGAATGCCATGAGGAGTTTGTTGAAGAGGAGAGTAACTTAG